One window of Phycodurus eques isolate BA_2022a chromosome 17, UOR_Pequ_1.1, whole genome shotgun sequence genomic DNA carries:
- the LOC133416352 gene encoding putative transcription factor Ovo-like 1 — protein MLQCPFDDPTTPALVGKEKPQPHNFPGSGSFVCSMCYKMFPLQRILIRHMKCHSLVKRHPCRFCGKGFNDTFDLKRHMRTHTGIRPYKCELCEKAFTQRCSLESHMRKIHGIHQQYAYRQRRSKIFVCEECGYTASCPNEYFVHLRQCHPSSPALRRYYRHKPQSNSYFVSENAEASHLVYPTFYM, from the exons ATGCTTCAGTGCCCCTTCGATGATCCCACTACACCGGCGCTAGTCGGGAAAGAAAAG CCTCAACCCCACAATTTTCCTGGTTCTGGTAGCTTTGTGTGCTCAATGTGCTACAAGATGTTCCCCCTGCAACGCATACTGATTCGCCACATGAAGTGTCATAGCTTGGTAAAGAGACATCCTTGTCGATTTTGTGGCAAAGGATTTAATGATACTTTTGACCTAAAGAGACATATGCGAACACACACAG GTATACGCCCCTACAAGTGTGAGCTTTGTGAGAAGGCATTCACACAACGCTGCTCTCTGGAGTCTCATATGAGGAAGATTCATGGCATTCACCAACAGTATGCTTACCGCCAGAGGCGTTCGAAGATCTTTGTGTGTGAAGAATGTGGTTACACAGCAAGTTGCCCAAATGAGTACTTTGTCCATTTAAGACAATGCCATCCCAGCAGTCCTGCTCTCCGCAGGTACTATCGCCATAAGCCACAAAGCAACAGCTATTTTGTATCTGAAAATGCTGAAGCCAGTCACTTGGTGTACCCTACATTTTACATGTAA